Proteins from one Paenibacillus amylolyticus genomic window:
- the nikR gene encoding nickel-responsive transcriptional regulator NikR translates to MADKEDLTRFGVAFPTPLIEQFDQYIEEQGYKNRSEAFRDLVRKTLLQPSALQSDQDVAGTIVMVYDHHISDLPIRLMELQHEAHHDIISNMHVHLNHDQCLEVIAVRGNLGRLRHLHQQIQVQKGVLYAELSVTYVDELNKMAHAHSHDQDPNPDQSVAYNHSDRARPHIHNHPHHSAD, encoded by the coding sequence ATGGCTGACAAAGAAGATTTGACCCGATTCGGGGTGGCGTTTCCTACACCTCTAATTGAGCAGTTTGACCAGTATATTGAGGAACAGGGATACAAAAACCGATCGGAGGCTTTCCGTGACCTTGTTCGCAAAACATTACTGCAACCCTCTGCACTGCAATCCGATCAGGATGTGGCTGGCACCATTGTGATGGTCTATGATCACCATATCAGCGATCTTCCCATTCGCTTGATGGAGCTGCAGCATGAGGCGCATCATGACATCATCTCCAATATGCATGTACACCTGAATCATGACCAATGCCTTGAGGTTATTGCAGTACGGGGGAACCTGGGACGATTGCGTCATCTGCATCAACAGATCCAGGTGCAAAAAGGGGTACTGTATGCGGAGCTATCTGTGACTTATGTGGATGAACTCAACAAAATGGCTCATGCTCATAGTCACGACCAGGACCCGAATCCAGATCAAAGTGTGGCGTATAATCACAGTGACAGGGCAAGACCCCATATTCACAATCATCCTCATCACTCTGCAGATTAA
- a CDS encoding alpha/beta hydrolase: MKLLQSKLETKRAGTKGFKRKRYWIPIVLLILITGFVGIGAQFTPKITVFLLKSVIEIANQDTNSKNSMISEGITRVADVPYADEGRNDSTLDIYYPSVTLEPLPVVLWVHGGGWVLGDKEGISDYAVQLAKQGYVVVSMNYALAPDTTYPTPVIQTNQALHYVKNNISEYQGDPENIFLAGNSAGAQIASQTAAVVTNPSLAKLMKITPSVHPEELRGVLLFCGPYNLSTVAETGFPLIRTFLWSYTGIKTFEDYPRLNEMSTVLQATAEYLPAFITSGNDDPLTSQSVELAQVLKRLDVATETLFFSNSSEKLGHDYQFDLKSEAGQQAIHSAVRFMQQYSR; this comes from the coding sequence GTGAAGCTGTTGCAGTCCAAGTTGGAAACGAAACGGGCGGGGACAAAAGGTTTTAAACGTAAACGGTACTGGATTCCTATCGTATTACTAATCTTGATTACCGGTTTTGTTGGGATTGGTGCTCAATTCACACCAAAAATAACGGTATTTTTATTAAAGTCAGTCATTGAGATTGCTAATCAAGATACGAACAGCAAGAACAGTATGATCTCCGAAGGGATAACACGTGTTGCAGATGTACCCTATGCAGACGAAGGGCGTAATGACAGTACGCTGGATATCTATTATCCTTCCGTAACATTGGAACCTTTGCCTGTGGTATTGTGGGTTCATGGCGGTGGATGGGTCTTGGGTGACAAGGAGGGCATCTCAGATTATGCCGTACAATTAGCCAAACAGGGTTATGTTGTGGTCAGTATGAATTATGCGCTTGCACCAGATACGACATACCCCACTCCCGTGATCCAGACGAATCAGGCTTTGCATTACGTGAAGAACAATATCAGTGAATATCAGGGTGACCCGGAAAACATATTTCTGGCAGGCAATTCGGCAGGTGCCCAGATTGCAAGTCAGACCGCGGCAGTGGTGACGAATCCATCCCTCGCCAAGCTCATGAAGATAACACCATCCGTTCACCCGGAAGAGTTACGTGGGGTTCTTCTATTCTGTGGTCCTTACAATCTGAGTACAGTAGCGGAAACAGGATTTCCACTCATACGTACATTTCTCTGGTCATATACCGGAATCAAAACATTCGAAGACTACCCAAGACTGAATGAAATGTCGACCGTGCTTCAGGCTACTGCGGAGTACCTGCCTGCATTTATTACCTCAGGCAATGATGACCCGCTGACAAGTCAATCGGTTGAGCTGGCACAAGTCTTGAAGCGACTTGATGTGGCTACGGAAACATTATTTTTCTCGAACTCATCAGAGAAGCTGGGACATGATTATCAATTTGATCTGAAGAGTGAAGCTGGTCAGCAGGCAATACATTCGGCAGTACGATTTATGCAACAGTATAGTCGATGA